A single Phragmites australis chromosome 4, lpPhrAust1.1, whole genome shotgun sequence DNA region contains:
- the LOC133916011 gene encoding probable trehalose-phosphate phosphatase 9 yields the protein MTKHGAVLVPEDAVVATAVAARHFSFPPPRRGDSCKKLAAQIDLGAAVMGSWLDSMKASSPRHKLMAAGAGDAEHDEWMDRHPSALGRFDALAAAAKGKQIAVFLDYDGTLSPIVEDPDRAVMTDEMRDAVRGVAVHFPTAIVSGRCRDKVFGFVRLVELYYAGSHGMDIGGPTADSNLHTAPDKAKSVLCQPASEFLPMIEEVCGALVAKVESIPGAKVENNKFCLSVHFRCVDEKRWGALAEQVRSVLKDYPKLRLTQGRKVLEVRPMIKWDKGKALEFLLESLGYAERADAFPIYIGDDRTDEDAFKVLRSRGQGAGILVSKFPKETSASFSLREPAEVREFLRKLVDSNS from the exons ATGACGAAGCACGGCGCTGTGCTTGTCCCCGAGGACGCCGTCGTCGCGACCGCCGTCGCGGCGCGGCATTTCTCGTTCCCGCCGCCGAGGAGGGGCGACTCGTGCAAGAAGCTGGCCGCACAGATCGACCTCGGCGCCGCCGTGATGGGGTCGTGGCTCGACTCCATGAAGGCCTCCTCGCCAAGGCACAAGCTAatggccgccggcgccggcgacgcgGAGCACGACGAGTGGATG GATCGGCACCCGTCGGCATTGGGCCGGTTCGATGCGCTTGCAGCGGCGGCGAAGGGGAAACAGATCGCGGTGTTCCTGGACTACGACGGCACGCTGTCTCCAATCGTGGAGGACCCCGACCGCGCCGTCATGACCGACGAG ATGAGGGACGCGGTGCGTGGCGTGGCGGTGCACTTCCCGACGGCGATCGTGAGCGGCCGGTGCAGGGACAAG GTGTTCGGCTTCGTGAGACTGGTAGAGCTGTATTACGCCGGGAGCCACGGGATGGACATCGGAGGGCCCACCGCAGACTCCAACCTCCACACCGCGCCCGACAAG GCCAAGTCGGTGCTCTGCCAACCTGCGAGCGAGTTCTTGCCGATGATCGAGGAG GTCTGCGGCGCGCTGGTGGCGAAGGTGGAGTCGATCCCGGGCGCCAAGGTGGAGAACAACAAGTTCTGCCTGTCCGTCCACTTCCGCTGCGTCGACGAGAAG AGATGGGGCGCGCTGGCGGAGCAGGTCAGGTCCGTGCTCAAGGACTACCCCAAGCTGCGGCTCACCCAGGGCAGGAAGGTGCTGGAGGTCCGCCCCATGATCAAGTGGGACAAGGGCAAGGCTCTCGAGTTCCTGCTCGAGTCCCTCG GGTACGCGGAGCGCGCCGACGCCTTCCCGATCTACATCGGCGACGACCGCACAGACGAGGACGCGTTCAAG gtgctgcgcagcaggGGACAAGGCGCTGGAATTCTCGTGTCCAAGTTCCCCAAGGAGACCAGCGCGTCCTTCTCCCTCCGCGAGCCAGCCGAGGTCAGGGAGTTCCTGCGCAAGCTGGTCGACTCCAACAGCTGA